One Salvia miltiorrhiza cultivar Shanhuang (shh) chromosome 6, IMPLAD_Smil_shh, whole genome shotgun sequence genomic window, TATTAGACAAGTGGTAAGCTTTCTTTGTACATAAGCGCGCAGCATCGTGTTCATCCACGCGTGTAGCTGTAGATAGAGAAGCGATCTTCTATGAGCACAAGAGGTTGCAGAGGTCTTCAATCCTTGCGTGTGAGACATTTGCGTAGGGGAGCACCCTAAAATTGCCATTGATGGAGCAAGTCAGAGTCAACTGTGCCGAACTCATCATTGTCTGCAACATGCACAAAACAATAATCTATATCTCACATGCTGTTCTAGGAAGTTTAAAATGCAGGCTTGCTGAAATGAGAAGCAAAAATTCTGCCTTCTTCAGGTTACAAGCACAACATGGCTGTTAGTTTATCAGATATGATAAATATGAGTTTACTAGTCATTAACCAAAAACCACATAGATGATATAAACATGAATCTGAAATACCTTGAACTAACACTCTAACACTTCACTAGGAACTCCTGAACAGTAACACAACTCTGCGCTATGTGGTTTTTTGAGGAAATCTTGATAAATGTTAGTTTATCAGACGGATTATATGTTAGTTTAATAGTCATTAACCAAAAACAACATCGGTAATGTAAAAATGAGATATCTAATTTGAATTACATAGATAACTGCCACTATTAACACATTTTCACTAAGGCTCTTCTGAACTGTAAGACGGGATACTCATCTTGTGGTTTTTGAGGGAAACTGATAAGCTGAATTTGGTGGGAAACTATGAAGCAGTACTTGTTGGAAATACTAATCAGAGAGGTTTATCTTAATTTTTCGGTCATTAGCCTAAACTTGCTGCATCTACTTAAATCCCACTATGTAACATTTTCATTAAATACTCTTGAATAATTACATAACATACATCTGAAGTGGTTTTGGCAGGAAGACAGCCTTGATTCAACTCTGGTTTATATTATGTATAGATGTATAGATACCTGGCATTCCATTGTTTTGTCACTGCAGCTCCACCATCTAGAGGGGACACAATCAATGTACTTGCACCAGCCACAGTATTTGTTCAAATTCGTGTGTTGAAGAAGGGCCACAGCACTTCCTGCAACTCTGCATGAATAAGAGAATTATGATAAGATTTCACGTGAAGATGGTGCAGATACAAAGCAGCATGCTGGAAAGAATGGCATGGACTCACAGAAGACTGAGGACGACAAGAGAAACAATCCTTGAGGTTGGCCGGTCCAACTTCCTCTCAAGGTTGACGGAGGAGCACTTGACCTCATAATCAAATATACCTCTTTTGTTCTGGTGCAGTTTCCTCACTTGAGGCTTGAACAGGAGTATAAAACCAGCAATGAAGCCCGAGATAAATCCTCCAATGTTTGAAAAATTGTTGATTAGTGGCATCAGGCCAAGGATGAAGTTTAGCATTAAGATTGTAGCAAAAGCAATAAGAGTTGCAAACTGCACATTAGCAGAAGAATGCCATTAGTCTATGCTAAGATGTGATCAGTAAACAAATAAACGCAGATAAAACCATCTAGAACCTTTTTAGAGTAAACTTTCCAGTTTTGGATAAGCCCAGATAGTGTGGCACCAAGCAATCCAAATAATGCCCCGGAGGAAGCAACTGAAGGCCTATCTTGGAGAAATAGGGCAGCTACCAAACAACCTGTAAGAGCAGAAAGTATGTAGATAGCTCCAATCCTTACTGCAAAGCATAGAATGAGCAGAAGTAAATGAATAACTGCATCAAAACAAAAGtacaatttttaattgaatGAGTTTGGTTGGAGAATTACATGGTCCAAACTCTTGCTCCAAGTGAATTCCAACAAAAATCATGCTAGAGAGACTGATGATAAGGTGGACAACGCCTGCATGCAAGCATGGACTTGTGAAAAGACGCCATAATTGATGATCATTTTCCAGATACCTCAGTCGAAGAGCCCCCATCGTGTCAAGCCTGTGGCAGGGAGCAAAATTTCCTCGGTTACTATACGTAAACTCACAACAAAAAACTGCAAGCAAATTTAAATCTTCAGCAGATATGACTTGTAGGCGAACCATGCATGATCACTGAACTACAAATTCTTACTAATAGTGGGTTGAGAAAAGAAAATCAACTACAATTTTCAAGGACCCACTATATGTAATGAGTAACTTAAGGATATTGGAACATAATTGTATAGCTGAGAACAATAAACCACGTTTACTTATACTCACATATGCCCTTTGCCAATACAATCACTGTTATGGAAATATTGATGGAAATGAATGGATCAGTGCCtatcaaaatatttgaaaaGCTCATAACAAAAGACTGCAAGCAAACTTAGATCTATCCTTAATCTGATGGTGCCCAGTCATCAAACTTAAGCGATACGAAGAAAGGTGAATGATTATAGATGACATTTGGTAGGGTATATGAAGTTTTCTGAAAGTTGcttgtttagaagatgaaatcATTCCTCCAAACGATTGATCATTTATCAATTTATCAGACAACATATCCCAATTTTccataaagtaaataaatgaAACAGGACTAGCATAAGCCCCCCTTGAATTGGTTGATTCATTCAAGATGTTTTAACAAAGCACGAATAATGCATAAATCCTAACTCATTAATCTAAAAAAccaatcaaataaacaaaaatttcaTTTGAACTTATCAGACAACATATCCCAATTTTATAAAGTAAATGAATGAAATAGTCCAGGACTAGTGTAAACTCCCAAGAATAAGATGTTTTAACAAAACCTACAAATCTCTACATCCCCTCAAAGCAGGATTAATGCATAAATCCCAACTCATTCATTCAGAAAAACCAATCAAAAAGCAACTTTTCAGGAAATTGAGAAACATCGATCAATTACGTAGCTTCAAATTTAACAAAATGTTATCTACCCAACACGCTAAGCAGATACGCAACAATTCAACATACTCTGAAAATCAATCCGTACAAAAAAGTAATGTGAACAAACAGACGCAAATCTCCTCTAGAGCACCTAAATCAACTCAATACACTACATTTCGAAAACTCAAATCGTGGAAACTCACGTAGAAGACGAGGGGCCGAGCAGGGGGTTCTCCGACAACGGCTGGAACGAGAACCTCCCGAGCTGGTCGAGCGCACATTGACCGTGAGAATTTCCCCAACAGTCATTCACGGCCATGGTTGCCGCGAAAGCGATCAAATGCAGGATCACGAACAGAGAGATGATCCATGTGCTCTCCTTCCTCTCGGAAATCCGCCTGAAAAAGGGGAATGGGGTTTTGTACTCTTTGAGCAACTCTTCCGTGCTGAGTTCAGTCGACATTCGCGCAAATGAGGGTGGAATCGACTTGATCTCCACGCAGGTTTGGAGCTTTGAGATCGGGCTCTCCGCCATCCGGAACTTGATTGAAGGGTTATGGGAGAAAGAGGGGtttattgagagagagagagagagagatgaatgaATGTGGAGTTGTGGCGGTTACAGCTGTAGCTCGCCGAAGATGCTTCATATGGTTGCATATGGCGGGAAATAATCAAGCGTTTCAAATTATAGTTGGAGTCGTTTTGAGGTTTTACATTTTACATTTTACTACCTAAGTTCCTACATAATTTCATACAAGGGATGTCACCTAATGCCATTAAATTTTCTTTAATAGGTAGCTTGCTAATCTCAATCAATTTCAATTCGTGCAAAAATTTACAAGGtacaaaattattaaaaaattcaaagttGTGATACCATTGCAACGTTTAagaagttaaaattaatttactaGAATACTAAAAATTGAGATTTAATTTACAATTAACCTTAAAGTGACGAAAGTTATCTACATATTATTGTGTTAATTTGGACATGCtttgttgttgttttgttttgtttttaatatttatatccATGCAAGCATAACTGTTCATGTAATCATCGTGAGCAAGCATGACGTGCCCACCaatgatgtgacaattttaattgaaataaaatatgtCAACTCTCTTTCTTACGTGACATTGTCACACCAgtgattagggatgtcaatgcaacccgaaacccgtgggccaacccgaataacccgacaaaattagagggttagggttgaaaaatcgcaacccgaaaaaacctccagtccgattagcccgcacccga contains:
- the LOC130988023 gene encoding RHOMBOID-like protein 8, which produces MAESPISKLQTCVEIKSIPPSFARMSTELSTEELLKEYKTPFPFFRRISERKESTWIISLFVILHLIAFAATMAVNDCWGNSHGQCALDQLGRFSFQPLSENPLLGPSSSTLDTMGALRLRYLENDHQLWRLFTSPCLHAGVVHLIISLSSMIFVGIHLEQEFGPLRIGAIYILSALTGCLVAALFLQDRPSVASSGALFGLLGATLSGLIQNWKVYSKKFATLIAFATILMLNFILGLMPLINNFSNIGGFISGFIAGFILLFKPQVRKLHQNKRGIFDYEVKCSSVNLERKLDRPTSRIVSLVVLSLLVAGSAVALLQHTNLNKYCGWCKYIDCVPSRWWSCSDKTMECQTMMSSAQLTLTCSINGNFRVLPYANVSHARIEDLCNLLCS